From Oryzias latipes chromosome 18, ASM223467v1:
AAAACCTGCGTACATCAACTACATCCCGCTCACTTTGAGAGGGAATCAAAAACAATCCAAGCATCCCACAGGAAAAGTCTAGAACAGGattctgcaacctgaggctccggtTCCACATGTGGATCTTTCACCCCTCCATCGTGGctctttaaacaaagaaaaataaaaagtatataattttttgctttattttattagaGTTAAAAAGTAGAGTTCAACTCATTCTCAAACAGTACAGTACGCATCACTTCCTGGCTACAGTATCCACAATTCTCCAACAATCATCGATCTTTCGTCGTTCACCAAATTCGTAACTAATCACCTCGACGGATTTTTGAGCTCTGTACTCCACCAGAATTTATACTCAAGGCTGgactaaaaaactttaaatgggTTTATAAATATTCCATTTAAGAAAGTTTCATGAGGTAacattaaactacaaaaaaaatgtgaattttaaaacttattttttccttgttattcaaaagaaataatctttttattaggaaataacaaaaattaaaagcatATTGATTTGAACAGATTTAAGCTacttggataaaaaaaacatttgcaaaagaaaaaaactgttttagttaCCTATTAAATTAAACCAATGAGAAACTttcagttataaaataaaatataacaaaaatatttaaaaagcagtttttagctaaataATAAGAAATTGCTTTTAGGAAAACATTTTGACTAACCAATCTTGAATTTTCTAAGTAAAATAAAGTGTATTAATGTTTCAACTTTCTAAAccccatttttttaatcagttttatttgtaaaagttaaaaaaaattacgcACCTCTAAAGCTACGTTGACACTACCCTAGGTAATAAACTTTCAAGCgtccactttcaataaaaagtttatGAAAGGGTGCATATATATATGGGTTTCAGGCTTCTGTgtttaaaactgttgttttcatgCATAGCTATGCATATTTTTAAGATAGTTTTCggactctacgtacaaaattTACGTCCACTGCAAATTAAATTAAGGCCGAACTGGTCGAACTGAGACCAAtcggggactcagatttggtattGATGTATAGAAGACGTCCCTTTTGAtttacagaagtgccaaccaacCGTTTAAACTttaatcatggaggagaaatgaatgatTGCAGtgtgtgcccggctggaatgctaagacatcaagtctttcacagatcggaatagagctgtcaaaggaaaagcctggaacaagattcaAGACATTGCACTTTGACTTTTCGcgccaagcctcttctaactaTAGATGGCAGACATGCTCTGGTAGTAGAAAAGTAAacaaagaagcccctccctgcttgtccagtgtgaacatcatatGGTAAATACGGATTTTTCAATGTGCGTGACATGCCTGGTGTGAGCGTAGCTTAATGGTTATAAGTTGTGctgttatttttgcttttttttgttaaacatatTGGCTGGTTTTCTCCGTTACTCACACTTCCTATCccaacaaacatgaacattccCCAAAATGACTCGACATCCACTCTATCCACTCAGATTCTCACTCTTTAACTTCCTTCCGAACTCACTTGCGCATTGacccacacactctctctcatTTCCTTCCCAAACATGCAGATTTACTAGCGCTGTGGGGGCTGCAGATCAAGCCGAGTCACTGCATGTCAACCAGAAAGACCACAGAGGGATCAACGTGTAACCTATTAACATGTGTATtttggtgtgtgtttttgtgtgtgtgtggacgagGGAGTTACAAAGACACTGGGGTCTTTCACTCATGCTGTGCAACAACCCCTCTTTGTAGTAGCCCTCATTTGAAACAGGACAAACACTGATTGGTATTCAGACCTTTGCAAGTGTGTTTATAAGGAAAAGCTGCACAGTCTGTGATTTTCTCTCACAGATGTTCACCACATTCATGTTAATCGCTCTCGGCTCCAACCACCACTCTTGATACCCATCTGAAGTTTGAAATGCAACAGTCCTAGCTGAACGCGTAAACCTGGTCCTCCAGATCTACCATTTTGCTGATTCAAGGTTGACCGAACACTCTACGCTCAGATCATCGAGAGCAGGTACAGATTTTCTGCACAGTGTTCTTCTACTGTCATAAGCAATGATTCAATTCCAAatttcagttccaacaaaaatgtacaactATTACTGAAACTGTGAAGTGAAGCCCTTTTGGCTAACACTACACTTTCTCTTTCTGAGTTCCTTCTAATGTTTCAGCAGAATATTGTGACACGACATGACCATTAACTGATCTAAGTCAGTATTTTCCAACCCTGGTCCTTGGGGAACAGGGTCTTGCATCTTTTCAATCTAACTCTGCTCAAACACACTTGCCTTTGATGACTGTCATTGTCAGGCTTCTCCAGAGACTGATGATGAGGTGAATCAGGTGAGCATAGGCAGGGCAACATGGTAAAAATTAGGcttgcacaatataccgcaaatttatcgttatcgcaatatccagcactgcaatatgcatattgcaaaagacagtgaaaatcgcaataaattgtaaatcttaAATGTGTAATACaaccttatggcagcttgaagcatttaacgaatcaaataaatccctttatgcatttgaccaatcggatggacgccttcaccttgttgaccaatcggatggaggcctattatgttagatgtttgtctcctatgtcaacgagggtcatttggagtataatttttaaactgttgcaattaaatgggaatgatgtttttgtttattttgttatttgtttatataccgcaaattataccgttatcgcaatattaatcttaaatatcgcatatcgcgagttttcctcatatcgtgcagccctagtaaaAATGCAGGACAGTTTCCCTCTAGGGCCAGGATTGGGAAACACTTATTAAAGTCCTGTTCTGGGATTAATTTAACCAAAACCAATTCAATACCACCTTAAATACACTGATCCAGCAGAGAACAATTCTTGACTCTTATGCTCCATTCACACCAAACACAGTCCACAAGTCAAATGTGTTGCTTGACGCTTTCCAGAGGGTTTCTAACAATCCTCCTGCTGTATGTTGGAAAGCAACTGCAAACCTTTATTTTATGGCTCATTGGTCTATGttggaagacatggatgataCTAGGGCTACACGATattgcaaagaaaaaatgtaataaaaaaccaCATACTTTTCAGTCATCTGGTTGGTCCGtttatttcttgaaataaaaaaattatatatcaTGGAAAGaattagtatttaaaaaaacatgttaaagaaggTATAAGATCAAGAGTGGTCATCCTGACATTTTAATGACTGAATAGTagcagtttatttttcagtagaagtctatgggattttggcttcctggagccagcgggtacttcctgtttggtaaaTCACTCAGTCAAGTTCTCTTTTACACTCAATGGTGGGAACGTAGCTTGACGATACTTGCGGTGTTGTTGAATGAAGGTTAAACTTCAACAGTTTGTATCAAGTTTCTGTTGAGAATACTAAATGTGCAAGAGGGTTTCTAACTTCTAACAAAGGTCTTCACTAAATGAACTAAAAGTGATTAAAGCACGTGTTAATACACATTTACAAGTCTAACTCTTGAAAGGACTGTTCAGAGGATTTTTTTACTACAATCTGTTCAGCACTACGGGTTATAAAAACACCTCCTTGTCCCCTCCTACTACTTTTCCCTTCTCCTTTTGCCAATCCCCAACCCCCGGTTTTCTCCCCCTCCATTTGTCGCATTCCTCTCCACTATTCCTGCCTCTGCTCTGGCTCATATTCCCTTTTGCTTGAGTGTGTGTGGCCACGTAGGACTTGGAGAGCGTGGAGCTACTGCTTTGGCTCCACTTTGACTAGAGGATGAGGCTGGGAGTGAAAACAAGACTTTACGCAGCAAGAAAGAATGGAAACGCAATGTAATGAAATGTAAGCATTCCAGTTAAAGCCAAGCATATCCATGGAGTTCCCTCTTTCTTCCAGAGTAAACTCAAATCCACGCAACCTCCTCAGCACTAAGACTGAAGCTTAAACAACAACAGAAGTATAGACTACATTTCAAACGCCCAACAAGAATGGCTTCTTTTCTGGTTTGAGGTCCGATTTAGAGCGAGCATGGCCAGGTCTGAAACCAAACGACAAGGCAGGGATTGTGGGATTTGGAGGCTCCAGTGCAGCTGTTCTCATCTCCACCCCCCAACACATACCATCACAGGCTGATCAGATGGCCTCAGGGAGCCTTTATCAGCATCACTAATGTGTTCCCTGTGTTTGCGGAGTGGACTGATGGCAAGCCGTGGGTTTGATTTCCTTTTAACCCTTAGGCTCAATGACTGAAACACTTATAACtgatttttataaagttttactCCTGCAGCCAACCTCTTTTGGTATGTAAAGCAGTTTGGCATAAGTAGAGATCTAAAGTGGAACTTTCATAAATTTAGTTATGAGTTCATTTattcaatcattcattcatcttttaaactaaTTTTGCCCCTTTAGGGGtaacggggttgccggagcctatcctggccactcttGGCCGAAGgtaggggacatcctggacaggtcgccagtctgtcgcagtaaTTATGagttcttatttaaaaaacaagaagaaatttgttttaatccccccaaaaactacaataaatTACTTTGAAGGAAAATTCATTCATGGATCGatcaatacattttgtgttctcTCATGTAGTATTTTACAGAGAATAAACAGGCACAGCTAAAAGAAAGATCAATGGTTGGAAATGAAGGAAAATAGGGCAACAAAGGAGCTGACTGTCCAACAGGTTCTCCCAGCATCCTCTCTGCTCCCCGACCTGCTAAAGAGGGATCCAGTTACACTGTTTGGAAGCACATGCCTAACATCTCCGCCTCTGAATGAGTCTGACGCCTCTCCGTGAGTCAATCGACGGTAAATTAATATCCATGTTGTTTAACAGTCGTAGCAGCAACTAAAACGGGGGAACAAAAGGTAGAACTCTGCAACATCACTAGAGAGGAGTAAAGAATGtgaaattaaatattatttggCCATTATGTGATAGATTTATGGATTGCATTGTGTCAGTGTGTGACCACTGGGAGGACATTTCATGGACTTTTCCCGACCCGGTTTACAGAACTGATCGTCATCGGCACATTCAAGCGAGAGCGGTTTGGCAGATAAGAAATAGAAGCAAAACAAtctgaaaaaagatgaatatcGGTTATAAAATCTTTGGGGGTTAAGCTCGAGATCGCTCTAATCCCAAACACAAATTTAGGAGTTGCTCTGTCTTCTAGCTGCAGCTCCAGCTCATCACTCAAAACTTTTGGAACTCTGAAGGGTCGACGAATATGCGTTCATCCAATATTGGCAGCCAATCAAAGGAAGAGGATGTTGAAAATCCCCTTAAGGCCGTTTAATCACCTCAGCTGGCGTTTGAAACCCTGAAGCATCATTCATCAGGAGTGATGCTCAACAAAGCCGATAGAGACAAAAGGAGTCGCAGGATAAAGCCAGGATTTATGACATCACAGGATCAGTTAATAGCCTTCTTCTCCTGCGTGATTACCTGGGACATATGCATACTGGCTACTGCGAGTCACTGTTAATAGATTGTGGGCTTCTATTAAGATCATGAGCAAAACCAAGTCTTGCGTAGAAGATCTCCCAGCTCCTTGGGAGCCACGGTTGGTTCTCTACTGTCCTGTCACTCCTGCGAGAAATTCTTCAAACCTGTTAAGTCTCTGCGTTCTCCTCAACAGGAATAGAATGTGGGTCaatgccagctcagaggagTTGACATGAGCTTACCAACTactgacagcagcagcaacaccaCAGTGTGGGCGTTGAGGTCTAGCAGCTCCTGCTGATGGTTTTGAACAGTTATCACCAGAGTCAAGACAAGAGAAAACAGGACCTTCCGGTTTGATCAGACTCCATCAAGTCAGACTCATTAGTATCATCGTAGAAGACTTGGCGCAAACTCAACGTTTGCCGTTCTGATATCAAACAAAGGGATTTCTGCATCAGAACTTTAAGGACCCgcttagggctgcacgatatgaggaaaacttgcgatatgcgatattagtgatcaatattgcgataacgataaatttgcggtaaataaacaaatagaaaaataaacaaaaacatcattcccatttcattgcaacagtttaaaaattatactccaaatgaccctcatcgacatgggggacaaacgtcagggtggctaaccctggtcctcaagagcctcaaccctgtctgttttccaattctccctagactgctcgataatgataaccaaaatcaggtgtgttcagtcaatcaggatgtgaaatcacttgagtcagccaatcaacagcaagctggttaaggagagctggaaaacaggcagggttgaggctcttcaggaccagggttaacataataggcctccatctgattggtcaacaatgggaaggcgtccatttgattggtcaaagcataaagggatttatttgattcgttaaatgcttcaagctgctagaagattgttttaacacattttggatttgcgatttattgcgatattcgccgtcttttgcgatatgcatattgcagagctggatattgcgataacgataaatttgcggtatattgtgcaggcctagaccCGCTctaataaaaatcatgtttttggtgcttttaacatgttcttgtaacatttttctcatgatggatgacatacataaagaaaattaagcttaaaattgcatttctgagcttcttcttttgttcaaattgtggtgaatcagaagcagacagaaaagttgtttacattttttttttttaaagactgtaccagtgacataggtgctacagtaagcaagccacaagctccctgctctgctccattccaatacATCCGGTTGCAGCCAAATCAACCCATAtacgtctttttttcttccttatcCCAGCTggtatctggttcaaaactgtacggctagatAGCTCATAtgcagccacaagggggcccaagtctgggtcccaaGGCCGGataaaaatacagggttgtgtcaagaaatctctgccaaaccaactgtgtgaatcagtgaaaccCTATTGACTGTGGCGACCATTGAAgggatggtaaatggtaaatggcgcatacttatatagcgcttctCGACCTGCAATGCCCAAAATGTGccaaaacagcaacatttttgttgcacagctaatgttaTGTTGAGGATGTCAGCTAGcaggggagagtgtaaacagatggatgatgggaagtagggacaggcttactctgcaccaacagttccacccacaactcaggagTTCTAATAAActcatgccgctctgcagaaaatatgttctagaaaacgacacaggtttttcgaTTTTGGCTACAAGTGGCATAACCAtcaataaaagaccactgggagcgctGGGAGCGTTTTgtaaataccgtattttccggactataagtcgccctttttttcatagtttggcaaggggtgcgacttatactccgcagcgacttatattagaaataaattgaaataaatacattgtttaccctcctgttatgttcatttgtgagtaaaagagatgatgttcctgggtcaatttgatgtatgaggtatgttaagtgttaagagtatgttaagtgactcagagaatcagcaaacctttttttacagtaagatcttgaaggctaacaacataatattctattttccaatgatttcatatattcagaaatgcaatgaaaatgacaactgtttctacaaatacaggatgaaaacagagtattagttggctaatgatgcttcatgaaaggaataaataaatatgagaaagaattactgtgaaattatgagataaacaatctgctatgattgtgtcatatgaggttgtggaacttattagttcttggtctcagattttgtcaagtaaatttcccgtcaaaatgcgacttatagtccagtgcgacttatctgtgtttttttctactttataatacatttttgggctggtgcgacttatactccggtgcgacttatagtccggaaaatacggtagatcaaaagatgactggagtgggactatGACCGCATCTCTCATCTATGAAGGgtatttttttcacatctaAATGCACAGGTGTGCTTTAAGTCtgttttagccaatcagagcacAGGGGCAGTTCCTGTCAGATTAGGGTATAAAGCAGCATTTGACCTCCATGCAGCTTGAAGTTTAACCACAGCCACACAATAAATGACCCACAAATGTCagtgttttttcttgtgttaAAAGGCCTGATGAGGGGGAGGCATATTATTGAGGCTATAAAAGCAAAGCTAGGCCAGAAGGCCTGTTCTGGACTCCTAACTGCTTTGTGGTGGGCTCCACAGCGGGGCTCTGACGTAGCCTAGCCGGGGACCATGATCAGCCGGCATCATCCGTTCGGTCGGGtttgggggttttgtttgtGGGGGGCGGTCGTTACCTCGCAGTCGTATAGGTCCGTTAGCTGGTCGATAATCCACTCCTCCAGGTTCAGTCTCTTCCGCAGCTCCTTGCGGTCGTATTTGACCGTAACGCGCCCCTGCTTCCGAACGGGTGTCTCCGGTTCCTCGGTGGTGCCGGCCGGCGTCTGGAAATATACCCGGGGTTGAGGGCTCGTCTCCGGGCTAGTTACAGCTGCCATCGTCGCTCAAGTTTAggataaaatattattttaaaaggtagtgtttttgttttagtctctTCTTCCCCCCGGTAGGTGTGGAAGTGTTAACGGGGAGGCGTtcagcaacaaacaaaaaaaatcccgtTTGATTAATTCGCGACTTAAGGGGAAGAAATAACCCAAACCGCCGGACTTGATGCTTTTGTTGTCCAGAACCGTCAAGAGGAGCCGGGGCAGAACTGTCCACCTCCGTGACACAAAAACCAACCGACGCGTACGTTAAAGCGTAACGTGTAACCGGCTTACCGGGCTATTTACAGCGCGCGAGCTCTGCTTaggtatatatttaaaaaaaaagagaagacgGCGGAAGAAAAGCCGGCCTCAACTCTTCTCTGagtacaaagaaaaatgtgccCAAGAGAGAGCTGCGCGCGCGCGTCTGGGCTCGAGCGCATCTGACGTAACTCCACTGAAGAGTTCACCAATTGTTCCATTTCTCCCCACGTGTTAACTTAGAAAATCAAATACCtcacaataacaataaaataaaatgtaaaaaaaaaacccacacaactGCAAAGTCTTAAAATTAATCATATAActgttttagattaaaaaacaatcgcttttaaaaagaaaacactgttgACACTCAACTTTATTGACACAATTTTCATCCAATGCTAGCAAAGGAAAAACCTCACTAGCTTTCAAAGCCTCATTATATGACTCATCACACTTTTTATAActacttttttaaaacttctaTACAAATCCAGAAGTTTGTTTTATAGgcctactctgatgaaaattgtctttttggtgtttttgacacgttcttgtggcatatttCTTATGATGGATAacatatatcaagaaaattaagatcaaaattgcttttctgagtatttctttattcaaatctttgtgaaacaggagcagacaaaaagcgctgttgggaaaagcttgtaggtgtaaTGTAAAAGCTACTATGACAAaccacaacctccctgctccgctACATCCTGATGCATacacttgcagacaactagatccataaacgcctttgtttttctctctgtgctgacatctggctcaaaactttacggctggatagctccaatattgcttaccATTTCTGTTCCACCAattatgttaggttgggggtgtgaggtgTTGTAAACTGGCAggggagcatgtaaacagatggatgatgggaagtggggtcaggcttactccacaccagcTGTCCCACCCACacctcagaggggaatttctaatgaaatcctgctgttttgcagaaactgtcatagaaaatgacacaggtttgttgattttgaCTAAGTTATCCATCTAACCATCTTCTTGctataaaaatgatcaaaagacaattgcagtgggtctttaagttacTAAaccagatctttttttaaaaaaaaacagattttaaccAACATCGTCTCATTTTTTACACTGTGAACGACaacagaacatttgtttttaaatttttaatagTTCAGAAGAACAGAGATAGCACAGAAGgagtttcttgaaaaaaaaatcttaatttgcAGAAATGGGTGTACAGAGAACAGTACAGAATTCTTAAAGCACAATTGAAGGTCCATTGAGTTTCTCTTCTCTCCTCTTTCAAAGTATGATGGATTGGGAGAGAGCTTTGCTGGTCCGACTACTGGTGAGTGATATTGTAAAAAACCCCGGTTTCTATTAGTGCAGGGGATGGCTGGCGTTGTCCATGATGTCCAGCAGTCCTGGTTCCTCTGTGCCAGAGAGTCCAGCTTCATAGCAACCACAGACTACTAGTTTATCCAGTCTGGGTGTGTTCTTCCTGGTGTGTGGGTCAACCAGAACACCACAGTGTGAGGACCCTAGAGATCACAAACTGTAAAACATCCATTGACCTCATAAAATCAATCACAAGCTCAATCTTAAAGGTGTTGAGCAGTCAGTGTGGCACCAGGCAGAAAATTCCCCCACCAATCTCAGTGGCATACAACGAAAAACGAAGAGGGGCCAGTACGATGCCCTGAGGGACTCCGGTGCTGCTCACCACAGTGTTCTTCAGACACACACTGTGGCTCATCAGTCAGGTATATGGAGATCCAGTCCACCAGACAAAGTCCTCTCCAATCCAGTTAAGTTTGTCATCCAGATGAGAATGGACTCTGAGAAGCAGGCAGAGAATGGCATCCTCCACACCTACACCTCGCTGTTTTACAAATCCATGGTGATGCTGCAGCCAGGGTCTGATGAGACAAAGGAGGAGGAACTTTTCCAAAGTCTTCATCAGCTGTGAAGGAATTGTTCATGGGACTGAACtccttcagttttaaaaccaGTTCTTAAGACCAGTGGAGTGATTTTTCCCATGGTTGTGGTTTAATAGGAAATCAGTATGAAATTCAATTAAACTAACCCAAATTTGGTatttctttttgatttgtttctgttttagaaaCCAGAAGGATGCCTTTCTGCCCATCAATGTGACATGACAGTGGCAGCATAATGTGATGAGCTGCTAATctgtgggaggagctgaagaagttcATCAGCTGAACAGCACCACCAAGACAATTCTGTACAAATATGATAAACATCCATTCAAGTTACATCATCCGAATAGCAACTACAGCTATTTCTTTGGGTTTTAAGGGATGTTTCAGCTATAATACAAAGACTTCTTCAGTTCAAACTCTCAGGTGGGGCCACATGTTCAGTGTGGGTAACATGTGGGTTGTCACATGAGTCTTTGTGTGAACTCCTACGGCAGAGTTCAGTTCAGATCTGGATGGGTGGAGCAGAATCTCAAAACAGCGTCATGTTTGTAGTGAGTGTTATTGGATTTTACTATGTGTttaacaagaaataaaatatcTAGAGGCAAAGCGCATTAAAGGGAAAtcacagcttttattttcagccAACCAATcccctctctgctgctgctgatctgTTGCCTGAAAGATTCTTGTTCAGAACTCATCTGTACCgcttccaaagaaaagtcttgGCCCTTTATTATTAACAGTTTGACAGCAAAATACATCAGAGCTAGATTGGTTATTGTGACAAATGCAAAGACTGAGGAAcatctgttttttctctctacAGAAGTCAATGGGTTtatggcttcttggaaccagtagGTTCTTTCTGTctggaacaccaggggggaggggtcactcagtccaggtctcatttacagtcaacgGCTCCCACATAGATGTTTTTATTCTAGCCCTTTGTTGCCATAGCGAGGTGTTGATTCTTGTGCAGATCAGGTCTGGTAAAGACAGTGCAGCCTGGAGCATTTTGGGATCACGGCAACAGACAGAATGCAAAGcgttttgtgtttgtctgacTGCAAGAAAATATGAAGatttttacaaacagaaaagacattttGGTGTGAAGCGATCTGAATGGCTGCCATGTTGACATCTTAAACCTGGAGTTAAAGTTGCTCCAACATTTATGTCATAAATGAGTCTTTTCATCAACATTCCTTTACAAATGTTTAAGTaaaattttatcatttttgtttcctAATCCAAATAAAAGGCATGATTAGACTTCATACATATAAACTACActgttttatattaaaacaaactttttttgcaGGATAACAGTACAATTTCCTATGAAAGTCTTTTACAGTGGAGCTGCTCTAAATTTCCGTGATGTAAATCCAGCCTCAGGGGGCATTCCATATGAAAACTACACGGACAAAAAGGAATGCACAATAAGTGCAGCTGGACTTctgcagaaaatacagaaacTGGATCTTCATATCTCCGTCAAATAACTTAAAAACTCTTCCAAACTACTCCAAGCCTTAACCCTGACCTCGGACAGACAATTCTTCCAGCGACTCTGCCAAATACTAACAAATAAGGACTTCTGGCCTTAGGGTCAGTAATAATAATGTAAACtcaatttttttcacatttgctttttcattgtgtttCTTTGTTCAACACATTTGCCACTGCTCCCACGTACTCCCACCATCAAATGCTTCCGTTAACCGCTTCCGTTAACCGCGCTGACCTGAAAGGCCTGACTTTTGACAAACCGACCCCCATAATAGTCTGTTATGAGAAAATGTGTGCAACATTACTCTGCAGTTCCCTGTTGCTT
This genomic window contains:
- the ppp1r14b gene encoding protein phosphatase 1 regulatory subunit 14B, encoding MAAVTSPETSPQPRVYFQTPAGTTEEPETPVRKQGRVTVKYDRKELRKRLNLEEWIIDQLTDLYDCEEEAIPELEIDVDELLDMPSDVERAARVKDLLVDCFKPTEDFVSELLDKIRGMQKLSTPQKK